A region from the Triticum urartu cultivar G1812 chromosome 1, Tu2.1, whole genome shotgun sequence genome encodes:
- the LOC125556579 gene encoding uncharacterized protein LOC125556579 isoform X1: MARGPVAAHAQGTVEAAVGLVGGRGRGRGRSASRRGRATGRGGSNIGRAPVSDHVASCRVPDAGAEPLDRRRGVSRQVPAAGAEPIARRGCGAQQVPAAGHGAMPRPSGRGVRGHVPGRGADSGNAAAAVVPGRVAGPGFTASPRRAVVPGIAIRYVPHQPIGCPPRSRTSDGWFPFLSSTVAAVNRRKRKMCVEFRHALYEEHVVDGPLPKDWHGFSVYVSSEVTGVDRNRRKRWKVSIKLRRPGCEEIVVQGPVPKDWQGFSVKFAESLKACYADRSYYGPPDFLCQYCGASLWFAECSKSRSSWTQRKMVYNRCCKGAKCFIPLSSRSGDCLTCIYLSGGEGVKMAMTDLQALLVGNKNLTICVSNIYAEIGEKLVPKFN; the protein is encoded by the exons ATGGCCCGTGGTCCAGTTGCGGCTCATGCTCAAGGCACGGTCGAGGCTGCTGTTGGGTTGGTAGGTGGTCGTGGCCGTGGCCGTGGGCGTTCTGCTAGTCGTCGTGGACGAGCCACTGGCCGTGGAGGTTCTAATATAGGGCGTGCCCCTGTTTCTGATCATGTTGCTTCTTGCCGGGTGCCTGACGCTGGTGCTGAGCCTCTTGACAGGCGTAGGGGTGTGAGTCGGCAGGTGCCTGCTGCTGGAGCTGAGCCTATCGCCAGGCGTGGGTGTGGCGCTCAGCAGGTGCCTGCCGCTGGGCATGGCGCCATGCCTCGGCCAAGTGGTAGGGGTGTTCGTGGCCATGTCCCTGGTCGTGGTGCTGATTCTGGGAATGCAGCCGCTGCTGTTGTCCCTGGTCGAGTTGCTGGTCCTGGGTTCACCGCCTCTCCTAGGCGTGCGGTGGTCCCTGGGATTGCTATACGTTACGTGCCACATCAGCCTATTGGGTGTCCTCctcgaagccgtacaa GTGATGGCTGGTTCCCTTTTCTGAGCTCGACCGTGGCTGCGGTAAATCGCAGAAAACGGAAAATGTGTGTTGAGTTTCGGCACGCTCTATATGAAG AACATGTCGTTGATGGGCCTTTGCCGAAGGATTGGCATGGTTTCTCGGTTTATGTGAGTTCAGAGGTGACTGGGGTAGACCGCAACAGACGGAAAAGATGGAAAGTGTCGATTAAATTGCGACGTCCTGGATGCGAAG AGATTGTTGTCCAAGGGCCTGTGCCGAAGGATTGGCAAGGTTTCTCGGTCAAGTTTGCCGAGTCCCTTAAAG CTTGCTATGCAGATAGGTCGTACTACGGCCCTCCGGATTTCTTGTGCCAATACTGTGGTGCCTCCTTGTGGTTTGCTGAGTGTTCAAAGTCTAGGTCATCCTGGACACAACGTAAGATGGTTTATAATCGCTGTTGTAAAGGCGCTAAG TGTTTTATACCGTTGAGTTCCAGAAGTGGGGACTGCCTCACGTGCATATACTTGTCTGGCGGAGAGGGGGTAAAG ATGGCGATGACTGATCTGCAGGCTCTTCTTGTGGGGAACAAGAACCTGACCATCTGTGT GTCTAACATCTATGCTGAGATTGGTGAGAAGCTCGTGCCTAAGTTCAATTGA
- the LOC125556579 gene encoding uncharacterized protein LOC125556579 isoform X2, translating to MARGPVAAHAQGTVEAAVGLVGGRGRGRGRSASRRGRATGRGGSNIGRAPVSDHVASCRVPDAGAEPLDRRRGVSRQVPAAGAEPIARRGCGAQQVPAAGHGAMPRPSGRGVRGHVPGRGADSGNAAAAVVPGRVAGPGFTASPRRAVVPGIAIRYVPHQPIGCPPRSRTSDGWFPFLSSTVAAVNRRKRKMCVEFRHALYEEHVVDGPLPKDWHGFSVYVSSEVTGVDRNRRKRWKVSIKLRRPGCEEIVVQGPVPKDWQGFSVKFAESLKDRSYYGPPDFLCQYCGASLWFAECSKSRSSWTQRKMVYNRCCKGAKCFIPLSSRSGDCLTCIYLSGGEGVKMAMTDLQALLVGNKNLTICVSNIYAEIGEKLVPKFN from the exons ATGGCCCGTGGTCCAGTTGCGGCTCATGCTCAAGGCACGGTCGAGGCTGCTGTTGGGTTGGTAGGTGGTCGTGGCCGTGGCCGTGGGCGTTCTGCTAGTCGTCGTGGACGAGCCACTGGCCGTGGAGGTTCTAATATAGGGCGTGCCCCTGTTTCTGATCATGTTGCTTCTTGCCGGGTGCCTGACGCTGGTGCTGAGCCTCTTGACAGGCGTAGGGGTGTGAGTCGGCAGGTGCCTGCTGCTGGAGCTGAGCCTATCGCCAGGCGTGGGTGTGGCGCTCAGCAGGTGCCTGCCGCTGGGCATGGCGCCATGCCTCGGCCAAGTGGTAGGGGTGTTCGTGGCCATGTCCCTGGTCGTGGTGCTGATTCTGGGAATGCAGCCGCTGCTGTTGTCCCTGGTCGAGTTGCTGGTCCTGGGTTCACCGCCTCTCCTAGGCGTGCGGTGGTCCCTGGGATTGCTATACGTTACGTGCCACATCAGCCTATTGGGTGTCCTCctcgaagccgtacaa GTGATGGCTGGTTCCCTTTTCTGAGCTCGACCGTGGCTGCGGTAAATCGCAGAAAACGGAAAATGTGTGTTGAGTTTCGGCACGCTCTATATGAAG AACATGTCGTTGATGGGCCTTTGCCGAAGGATTGGCATGGTTTCTCGGTTTATGTGAGTTCAGAGGTGACTGGGGTAGACCGCAACAGACGGAAAAGATGGAAAGTGTCGATTAAATTGCGACGTCCTGGATGCGAAG AGATTGTTGTCCAAGGGCCTGTGCCGAAGGATTGGCAAGGTTTCTCGGTCAAGTTTGCCGAGTCCCTTAAAG ATAGGTCGTACTACGGCCCTCCGGATTTCTTGTGCCAATACTGTGGTGCCTCCTTGTGGTTTGCTGAGTGTTCAAAGTCTAGGTCATCCTGGACACAACGTAAGATGGTTTATAATCGCTGTTGTAAAGGCGCTAAG TGTTTTATACCGTTGAGTTCCAGAAGTGGGGACTGCCTCACGTGCATATACTTGTCTGGCGGAGAGGGGGTAAAG ATGGCGATGACTGATCTGCAGGCTCTTCTTGTGGGGAACAAGAACCTGACCATCTGTGT GTCTAACATCTATGCTGAGATTGGTGAGAAGCTCGTGCCTAAGTTCAATTGA
- the LOC125556579 gene encoding uncharacterized protein LOC125556579 isoform X3: MARGPVAAHAQGTVEAAVGLVGGRGRGRGRSASRRGRATGRGGSNIGRAPVSDHVASCRVPDAGAEPLDRRRGVSRQVPAAGAEPIARRGCGAQQVPAAGHGAMPRPSGRGVRGHVPGRGADSGNAAAAVVPGRVAGPGFTASPRRAVVPGIAIRYVPHQPIGCPPRSRTSDGWFPFLSSTVAAVNRRKRKMCVEFRHALYEEHVVDGPLPKDWHGFSVYVSSEVTGVDRNRRKRWKVSIKLRRPGCEEIVVQGPVPKDWQGFSVKFAESLKACYADRSYYGPPDFLCQYCGASLWFAECSKSRSSWTQRKMVYNRCCKGAKCFIPLSSRSGDCLTCIYLSGGEGVKV, encoded by the exons ATGGCCCGTGGTCCAGTTGCGGCTCATGCTCAAGGCACGGTCGAGGCTGCTGTTGGGTTGGTAGGTGGTCGTGGCCGTGGCCGTGGGCGTTCTGCTAGTCGTCGTGGACGAGCCACTGGCCGTGGAGGTTCTAATATAGGGCGTGCCCCTGTTTCTGATCATGTTGCTTCTTGCCGGGTGCCTGACGCTGGTGCTGAGCCTCTTGACAGGCGTAGGGGTGTGAGTCGGCAGGTGCCTGCTGCTGGAGCTGAGCCTATCGCCAGGCGTGGGTGTGGCGCTCAGCAGGTGCCTGCCGCTGGGCATGGCGCCATGCCTCGGCCAAGTGGTAGGGGTGTTCGTGGCCATGTCCCTGGTCGTGGTGCTGATTCTGGGAATGCAGCCGCTGCTGTTGTCCCTGGTCGAGTTGCTGGTCCTGGGTTCACCGCCTCTCCTAGGCGTGCGGTGGTCCCTGGGATTGCTATACGTTACGTGCCACATCAGCCTATTGGGTGTCCTCctcgaagccgtacaa GTGATGGCTGGTTCCCTTTTCTGAGCTCGACCGTGGCTGCGGTAAATCGCAGAAAACGGAAAATGTGTGTTGAGTTTCGGCACGCTCTATATGAAG AACATGTCGTTGATGGGCCTTTGCCGAAGGATTGGCATGGTTTCTCGGTTTATGTGAGTTCAGAGGTGACTGGGGTAGACCGCAACAGACGGAAAAGATGGAAAGTGTCGATTAAATTGCGACGTCCTGGATGCGAAG AGATTGTTGTCCAAGGGCCTGTGCCGAAGGATTGGCAAGGTTTCTCGGTCAAGTTTGCCGAGTCCCTTAAAG CTTGCTATGCAGATAGGTCGTACTACGGCCCTCCGGATTTCTTGTGCCAATACTGTGGTGCCTCCTTGTGGTTTGCTGAGTGTTCAAAGTCTAGGTCATCCTGGACACAACGTAAGATGGTTTATAATCGCTGTTGTAAAGGCGCTAAG TGTTTTATACCGTTGAGTTCCAGAAGTGGGGACTGCCTCACGTGCATATACTTGTCTGGCGGAGAGGGGGTAAAG GTCTAA
- the LOC125556579 gene encoding uncharacterized protein LOC125556579 isoform X5: MARGPVAAHAQGTVEAAVGLVGGRGRGRGRSASRRGRATGRGGSNIGRAPVSDHVASCRVPDAGAEPLDRRRGVSRQVPAAGAEPIARRGCGAQQVPAAGHGAMPRPSGRGVRGHVPGRGADSGNAAAAVVPGRVAGPGFTASPRRAVVPGIAIRYVPHQPIGCPPRSRTSDGWFPFLSSTVAAVNRRKRKMCVEFRHALYEEHVVDGPLPKDWHGFSVYVSSEVTGVDRNRRKRWKVSIKLRRPGCEEIVVQGPVPKDWQGFSVKFAESLKACYADRSYYGPPDFLCQYCGASLWFAECSKSRSSWTQRKMVYNRCCKGAKGLSHEAHRVLGRD; this comes from the exons ATGGCCCGTGGTCCAGTTGCGGCTCATGCTCAAGGCACGGTCGAGGCTGCTGTTGGGTTGGTAGGTGGTCGTGGCCGTGGCCGTGGGCGTTCTGCTAGTCGTCGTGGACGAGCCACTGGCCGTGGAGGTTCTAATATAGGGCGTGCCCCTGTTTCTGATCATGTTGCTTCTTGCCGGGTGCCTGACGCTGGTGCTGAGCCTCTTGACAGGCGTAGGGGTGTGAGTCGGCAGGTGCCTGCTGCTGGAGCTGAGCCTATCGCCAGGCGTGGGTGTGGCGCTCAGCAGGTGCCTGCCGCTGGGCATGGCGCCATGCCTCGGCCAAGTGGTAGGGGTGTTCGTGGCCATGTCCCTGGTCGTGGTGCTGATTCTGGGAATGCAGCCGCTGCTGTTGTCCCTGGTCGAGTTGCTGGTCCTGGGTTCACCGCCTCTCCTAGGCGTGCGGTGGTCCCTGGGATTGCTATACGTTACGTGCCACATCAGCCTATTGGGTGTCCTCctcgaagccgtacaa GTGATGGCTGGTTCCCTTTTCTGAGCTCGACCGTGGCTGCGGTAAATCGCAGAAAACGGAAAATGTGTGTTGAGTTTCGGCACGCTCTATATGAAG AACATGTCGTTGATGGGCCTTTGCCGAAGGATTGGCATGGTTTCTCGGTTTATGTGAGTTCAGAGGTGACTGGGGTAGACCGCAACAGACGGAAAAGATGGAAAGTGTCGATTAAATTGCGACGTCCTGGATGCGAAG AGATTGTTGTCCAAGGGCCTGTGCCGAAGGATTGGCAAGGTTTCTCGGTCAAGTTTGCCGAGTCCCTTAAAG CTTGCTATGCAGATAGGTCGTACTACGGCCCTCCGGATTTCTTGTGCCAATACTGTGGTGCCTCCTTGTGGTTTGCTGAGTGTTCAAAGTCTAGGTCATCCTGGACACAACGTAAGATGGTTTATAATCGCTGTTGTAAAGGCGCTAAG GGTCTATCACATGAAGCTCACCGAGTACTTGGACGAGATTAA
- the LOC125556579 gene encoding uncharacterized protein LOC125556579 isoform X4 codes for MARGPVAAHAQGTVEAAVGLVGGRGRGRGRSASRRGRATGRGGSNIGRAPVSDHVASCRVPDAGAEPLDRRRGVSRQVPAAGAEPIARRGCGAQQVPAAGHGAMPRPSGRGVRGHVPGRGADSGNAAAAVVPGRVAGPGFTASPRRAVVPGIAIRYVPHQPIGCPPRSRTSDGWFPFLSSTVAAVNRRKRKMCVEFRHALYEEHVVDGPLPKDWHGFSVYVSSEVTGVDRNRRKRWKVSIKLRRPGCEEIVVQGPVPKDWQGFSVKFAESLKACYADRSYYGPPDFLCQYCGASLWFAECSKSRSSWTQRKMVYNRCCKGAKVRRLLIGRILLLGSIT; via the exons ATGGCCCGTGGTCCAGTTGCGGCTCATGCTCAAGGCACGGTCGAGGCTGCTGTTGGGTTGGTAGGTGGTCGTGGCCGTGGCCGTGGGCGTTCTGCTAGTCGTCGTGGACGAGCCACTGGCCGTGGAGGTTCTAATATAGGGCGTGCCCCTGTTTCTGATCATGTTGCTTCTTGCCGGGTGCCTGACGCTGGTGCTGAGCCTCTTGACAGGCGTAGGGGTGTGAGTCGGCAGGTGCCTGCTGCTGGAGCTGAGCCTATCGCCAGGCGTGGGTGTGGCGCTCAGCAGGTGCCTGCCGCTGGGCATGGCGCCATGCCTCGGCCAAGTGGTAGGGGTGTTCGTGGCCATGTCCCTGGTCGTGGTGCTGATTCTGGGAATGCAGCCGCTGCTGTTGTCCCTGGTCGAGTTGCTGGTCCTGGGTTCACCGCCTCTCCTAGGCGTGCGGTGGTCCCTGGGATTGCTATACGTTACGTGCCACATCAGCCTATTGGGTGTCCTCctcgaagccgtacaa GTGATGGCTGGTTCCCTTTTCTGAGCTCGACCGTGGCTGCGGTAAATCGCAGAAAACGGAAAATGTGTGTTGAGTTTCGGCACGCTCTATATGAAG AACATGTCGTTGATGGGCCTTTGCCGAAGGATTGGCATGGTTTCTCGGTTTATGTGAGTTCAGAGGTGACTGGGGTAGACCGCAACAGACGGAAAAGATGGAAAGTGTCGATTAAATTGCGACGTCCTGGATGCGAAG AGATTGTTGTCCAAGGGCCTGTGCCGAAGGATTGGCAAGGTTTCTCGGTCAAGTTTGCCGAGTCCCTTAAAG CTTGCTATGCAGATAGGTCGTACTACGGCCCTCCGGATTTCTTGTGCCAATACTGTGGTGCCTCCTTGTGGTTTGCTGAGTGTTCAAAGTCTAGGTCATCCTGGACACAACGTAAGATGGTTTATAATCGCTGTTGTAAAGGCGCTAAG GTCAGACGCCTTCTGATAGGGCGGATATTGTTGTTAGGGTCTATCACATGA